A stretch of Pangasianodon hypophthalmus isolate fPanHyp1 chromosome 9, fPanHyp1.pri, whole genome shotgun sequence DNA encodes these proteins:
- the lamb1a gene encoding laminin subunit beta-1a, with the protein MIFQLAALLCLGARSLAELPERGDVCTEGSCYPATGDLLIGRAHQLSATSTCGLEKAEPFCIVSHLQEEKKCFVCDSRESYSDAAHTTSHSIENVVTTFAPNRLKTWWQSENGMENVTIQLNLEAEFHFTHLIMTFKTFRPAAMVIERSADFGKTWQVYRYFAYDCESSFPLISRGPMKKVDDVICDSRYSDIEPSTEGEVIFRVLDPAFRIDDPYSPRIQNMLKITNLRVKFTKLHTLGDNLLDSRIEIKEKYYYAIYDMVVRGNCFCYGHASECAPIDGAGEVVDGMVHGHCMCNHNTMGLNCELCQDFYHDLPWRPAEGRNTNACKKCNCNHHSTSCHFDMAVYQASGNVSGGVCDDCQHNTMGHHCEQCKPFFYQHPERDIRDPNICEACDCDPIGSLNGGICDGLTDVSLGLIAGQCRCKPNVEGERCDQCKQGHYGLSDDPLGCKACTCNPVGTIPGGSPCDTSSGNCYCKRLVTGRDCDQCLPQHWGLSNDMDGCRPCDCDAGGALNNDCSPETGFCQCREHMSGRRCDQVESGFYFIALDHYVYEAEDAKFGPGVTVVQRPYPQDRNPTWTGIGFVNVPEGAYLEFSIDNIPFSMEYDILIRYEPQLPEQWEEVLMTVIRPHGITADSRCANTMPDDDNQMVSLHPGSRYVVLPRPVCFEEGLNYTVRLSLPRYSTSSDVQSPYTLIDSLVLMPHCKNLDIFSGSGSEGGDLETNSAWDTFQRYRCLENSQSVVKTPMPDICKNYIFSVSALLHQGAKACACDPQGSLSTVCDPNGGQCQCRPNVVGRNCDRCAPSTFLFGPQGCRPCECNPQGSVHAFCHEATGQCECIPGAYGRQCDRCLPGHWGFPTCRPCTCNGHAEQCDPQTGQCLDCRDHTTGHSCERCLHGYYGDPVLGSGDHCRPCMCPDGPGSSRQFAGACYKSHDSNQVYCLCNQGYKGARCDECAPGYYGNPHEAGGECRPCQCSNNIDMMDPGSCDVHTGVCLKCLYHTEGETCSHCKLGYYGDALTQNCRRCVCNHMGTRQDTCPSAGECHCDQNNGQCQCLPNVVGQNCDFCAPDTWNMASGQGCEACDCDPNHSSSSACNEISGQCMCKPGFGGRTCRECRELFWGNPEVKCHACDCDPRGIAEQQCNKASGHCVCVEGVSGPRCDTCARGYFGEFPHCERCHQCFAEWDVIIGDLTNQTHRLVQKVNAIKSNGISGPYQDTINNVEKSANSIRELLAQNPATQPLTEIQSLVEQATSMMAEMNEKLNQTEELLSQISDNSTDSKLETLSEEAQKLQRTVKDLQDQVEFIKNSDVRGALDSMRKYMQESEAAEARVNASISDPESLVEQSASLRNYTESMMNETKEEFQKKQDEHTKALDNLAGQLETLDLSELSEKTCGSRAGSEACADSPCGGLGCVDAEGNRKCGGEGCNGLTTLAHNAWQKAKNFDQDIVSAMEEVDKLSKMVSEAKVKADEAKLNAQEVLQKTNRTKQRVDDSNEELRRLIRQIRDFLTQEGADLESIEAVANEVLQMQMPTTPDQLQNLTADIRERVASLSDVADILNESTADIERAEALLEQARKARKEASDVKSTAELVQEALDQAEKAQTAVTEALKQATSDIKGTQDLLVSVESETADSEFKLSNATQRLLQLEKDVALLKEKALNTSTSAEMTERDTDSVSELAEQIKKDLDTELKDKYGTVEELITQKAQGVADAKKRAEMLQQEAKELLLQASDKLQLLKDLEKSYDENQKTLEDKANQLMDLEKAVKELLQEISQKATLYSTCLF; encoded by the exons ATGATATTCCAACTCGCAGCCCTTTTGT GTTTAGGGGCGCGGTCGTTGGCCGAGCTGCCTGAGCGTGGGGATGTGTGCACGGAGGGAAGCTGCTACCCTGCCACTGGAGACCTGCTTATTGGCAGAGCCCATCAGCTCTCAGCCACCTCCACCTGTGGCCTGGAGAAAGCCGAACCTTTCTGCATCGTCAGTCACCTTCAG GAAGAGAAGAAATGCTTTGTGTGCGATTCTAGGGAGTCCTACAGTGACGCCGCACATACAACCAGCCACAGTATCGAAAATGTGGTGACCACATTTGCTCCTAACCGACTTAAGACTTGGTGGCAGTCAGAAAATG GCATGGAGAATGTGACCATCCAACTGAACCTGGAAGCAGAGTTCCACTTCACCCATCTCATCATGACCTTCAAG ACCTTCCGGCCAGCTGCCATGGTGATCGAGCGCTCAGCTGACTTTGGAAAGACATGGCAGGTGTACCGTTACTTTGCCTATGACTGCGAGTCCTCCTTTCCCTTGATCTCTCGGGGCCCCATGAAGAAGGTGGATGATGTCATTTGCGACTCTCGCTATTCTGATATTGAACCATCTACAGAGGGAGAG GTCATCTTTCGAGTATTGGACCCAGCATTCAGGATTGATGATCCTTACAGCCCAAGGATCCAAA ATATGCTGAAGATTACTAACCTGAGAGTGAAGTTTACTAAGCTGCACACACTGGGGGACAATCTGCTGGACTCACGTATTGAGATCAAGGAGAAGTACTACTATGCCATTTATGACATGGTGGTGAGGGGTAACTGCTTCTGCTATGGCCACGCTTCTGAATGTGCTCCCATCGATGGAGCTGGAGAGGTGGTGGATGGAATG GTCCATGGCCACTGTATGTGTAACCACAACACCATGGGGCTGAACTGTGAGCTCTGTCAGGACTTCTACCATGACCTGCCCTGGAGGCCTGCAGAGGGGCGTAACACCAATGCCTGCAAAA AGTGCAACTGCAATCACCACAGTACCTCGTGCCACTTTGACATGGCTGTGTACCAGGCCTCAGGTAATGttagtggaggagtgtgtgatgactgCCAGCACAACACTATGGGCCACCATTGCGAGCAGTGCAAGCCCTTCTTCTACCAGCATCCTGAGAGGGACATTCGTGACCCCAACATCTGCGAGG CCTGTGACTGTGATCCCATTGGTTCTCTGAATGGAGGCATCTGTGATGGGCTGACAGATGTCTCTCTCGGACTGATCGCGGGACAGTGTCGTTGTAAGCCTAACGTGGAGGGGGAGCGTTGTGACCAGTGCAAACAAGGCCATTATGGCCTTAGTGACGATCCTCTGGGATGTAAAG CTTGCACCTGTAATCCTGTGGGGACAATCCCAGGTGGAAGCCCTTGTGACACAAGTTCAGGGAACTGCTACTGTAAGCGCTTAGTTACGGGGAGAGACTGTGACCAGTGCTTG CCTCAGCACTGGGGGCTCAGCAACGACATGGACGGCTGCAGGCCATGCGACTGTGATGCTGGAGGTGCTCTCAATAACGA TTGTTCTCCAGAGACAGGGTTTTGCCAGTGTCGGGAGCACATGTCAGGCAGACGCTGTGACCAAGTGGAGTCCGGTTTTTACTTCATTGCTCTGGACCATTACGTTTATGAGGCAGAAGATGCCAAGTTTGGACCT gGTGTCACAGTTGTGCAGAGACCATATCCTCAGGACCGCAATCCAACCTGGACTGGTATTGGCTTTGTGAATGTTCCAGAAGGAGCTTATCTGGAGTTCAGCATTGACAACATCCCGTTTTCCATGGAATATGACATCCTTATTCGCTATGAACCCCAG CTTCCAGAGCAGTGGGAGGAAGTACTGATGACTGTCATCAGGCCTCATGGCATCACTGCTGACAGCCGCTGTGCCAACACTATGCCAGATGATGACAACCAAATGGTGTCTCTACACCCTggctccag ATATGTGGTGTTACCCAGGCCAGTGTGTTTTGAGGAGGGGTTGAACTACACAGTGCGTCTGAGTCTTCCTCGCTACTCTACCAGCAGTGACGTCCAGTccccatacacactcattgACTCA cTTGTGTTGATGCCACACTGTAAGAATCTGGATATCTTCTCTGGTTCCGGATCAGAGGGAGGTGACTTGGAGACCAACAGTGCGTGGGACACCTTCCAGCGCTACCGCTGCTTAGAGAACAGCCAGTCTGTGGTGAAGACCCCTATGCCTGACATCTGCAAGAACTACATCTTCAGTGTGTCTGCTCTACTGCATCAGGGAGCTAAAG CTTGTGCATGTGACCCTCAGGGGTCTCTTAGTACGGTGTGTGACCCAAATGGTGGCCAGTGCCAATGCCGGCCCAACGTGGTGGGCCGAAACTGTGACAGGTGTGCCCCTTCTACTTTCCTCTTTGGACCTCAGGGCTGCAGAC CATGTGAGTGCAATCCACAGGGCTCAGTGCATGCATTCTGTCATGAGGCCACTGGTCAGTGTGAATGTATTCCCGGAGCGTATGGACGTCAGTGTGATCGCTGTCTCCCTGGACACTGGGGCTTCCCAACCTGCCGGCCATGTACTTGTAATGGCCATGCGGAGCAGTGTGACCCCCAAACGGGGCAGTGCTTAGACTGTAGGGACCACACCACTGGACACAGCTGTGAGAG ATGTTTGCACGGTTATTACGGTGACCCTGTCCTGGGATCTGGAGACCACTGCCGCCCCTGCATGTGTCCAGATGGCCCTGGCAGCAGCCGACAGTTTGCTGGGGCATGTTATAAGAGCCATGACTCCAACCAGGTGTATTGTTTATGCAACCAGGGCTATAAAG GTGCAAGGTGTGATGAGTGTGCCCCAGGCTACTATGGAAACCCTCATGAGGCTGGTGGAGAGTGTCGTCCTTGCCAGTGCAGTAACAACATTGACATGATGGACCCAGGATCATGTGATGTGCACACAGGCGTCTGCCTCAAATGTTTGTACCACACAGAGGGTGAGACCTGCAGCCACTGCAAGCTGGGTTACTATGGTGATGCCCTTACACAGAACTGCAGAC ggtgtgtgtgtaaccatATGGGCACTAGGCAGGACACCTGTCCCTCTGCTGGCGAATGCCATTGTGACCAGAACAACGGGCAGTGCCAGTGCCTACCCAACGTAGTTGGACAGAACTGTGATTTTTGTGCCCCAGACACTTGGAACATGGCCAGTGGTCAGGGCTGCGAGGCCTGTGACTGCGACCCCAATCACTCATCCAGCTCTGCCTGCAATGAG ATAAGTGGCCAGTGTATGTGTAAGCCTGGATTTGGAGGAAGAACATGCAGGGAGTGCAGAGAGCTGTTTTGGGGTAACCCTGAAGTCAAATGCCATG CATGTGACTGTGACCCCAGAGGAATTGCTGAGCAGCAGTGTAACAAAGCCTCgggacattgtgtgtgtgtggagggtgtgTCGGGCCCCCGCTGTGACACTTGTGCTCGGGGTTACTTTGGTGAATTCCCACACTGTGAACGCTGCCACCAGTGCTTCGCTGAATGGGATGTGATCATAGGAGACCTCACTAACCAAACGCACAGACTGGTGCAGAAAGTTAACGCCATTAAATCCAATGGCATCTCGGGGCCCTACCAGGACACCATCAACAACGTGGAGAAGAGTGCCAATTCCATCCGTGAGCTTCTGGCCCAGAACCCCGCCACTCAGCCGCTCACTGAGATCCAGAGCCTGGTGGAGCAAGCTAC aTCCATGATGGCTGAAATGAATGAGAAGCTGAATCAGACAGAGGAGCTCTTGTCTCAGATCTCTGACAACAGCACTGACTCAAAGCTGGAAACACTCAGTGAAGAAGCTCAGAAACTGCAGCGCACTGTAAAAGACCTGCAAGACCAAGTTGAGTTTATCAAGAATTCAGATGTGCGAG GAGCATTAGACAGTATGAGGAAATACATGCAGGAGTCTGAAGCAGCAGAGGCTCGCGTGAATGCCTCCATTAGTGATCCCGAGAGCCTGGTGGAGCAGTCAGCCTCACTGCGCAATTACACAGAGTCCATGATGAATGAGACTAAAGAGGAGTTTCAGAAGAAGCAAGATGAGCATACCAAGGCACTGGACAATCTGGCTGGCCAGCTTGAGACCCTGGACCTGTCTGAACTCAGTGAGAAG ACTTGTGGCAGCCGTGCTGGCTCTGAGGCCTGTGCTGACTCTCCGTGTGGAGGTCTGGGCTGTGTGGATGCtgaaggaaacaggaagtgtgggGGAGAGGGATGTAATGGTCTCACCACATTGGCCCATAATGCCTGGCAGAAAGCCAAGAACTTTGACCAGGATATTGTCAGTGCCATGGAGGAGGTGGACAAACTTTCCAAGATG GTGTCAGAAGCAAAAGTAAAAGCAGATGAGGCCAAGCTGAATGCTCAAGAAGTGCTGCAGAAGACCAATAGGACCAAGCAGCGTGTGGATGACAGCAACGAGGAGCTGCGCAGGCTCATCAGACAGATCCGAGACTTCCTCACCC AagaaggagcagatctggagagcATTGAGGCTGTGGCTAACGAGGTGCTGCAGATGCAGATGCCCACCACGCCGGATCAGCTGCAGAATCTGACAGCAGATATTCGGGAACGTGTGGCCAGCCTGTCTGACGTGGCAGATATCCTTAACGAGAGCACTGCTGATATTGAGAGAGCTGAGGCCCTGCTGGAGCAGGCCCGCAAAGCCAG GAAAGAGGCATCTGATGTGAAGAGCACAGCTGAGCTGGTACAGGAAGCTCTGGACCAGGCAGAAAAAGCTCAGACAGCTGTGACTGAGGCCTTGAAGCAGGCCACTAGTGACATCAAGGGAACACAGGATCTGCTTGTATCT GTGGAGTCAGAGACGGCAGATTCAGAGTTCAAGCTGAGTAATGCTACTCAGAGGCTACTTCAGCTGGAAAAGGATGTAGCTCTTTTGAAAGAAAAAGCACTCAACACTTCTACCAGTGCtgaaatgacagagagagacacagacagtgtCAGTGAGCTGGCAGAACAGATCAAAAAG gatctGGACACAGAGCTGAAGGATAAATATGGTACTGTGGAGGAGCTCATCACTCAAAAGGCTCAGGGTGTAGCAGATGCTAAGAAAAGAGCTGAGATGCTTCAACAGGAAGCCAAAGAGCTGCTGCTGCAAGCTAGTGACAAACTACAACTTCTCAAAG ATTTGGAAAAATCCTACGATGAAAACCAGAAGACGCTGGAAGATAAAGCCAACCAGCTGATGGATCTAGAAAAGGCTGTGAAAGAGTTACTTCAAGAAATTAGCCAGAAAGCCACCTTATACAGCACCTGTCTGTTTTAA
- the lamb4 gene encoding laminin subunit beta-4 encodes MGQRWMSAVLLLFLVVPAHLEEECEGSSCNPTLGDLMVGRAAQLSASSTCGLNGPQNYCILGYLEDEQKCFSCDSRSPYNRYNNPNSHRIENIITTFEPERKMKWWQSENGVHQVSIQLDLETMFQFSHLVMTFKSFRPAAMLMERSKDFGRTWKVFRYFSADCATHFPSISEGPAETIDDLICDSRYSGAEPSTDGEVVLKALDPNFHIENPFDPTIQELITMTNLRVNFTRLLTLGDDLLGRKRRNPQEKYYYALYEMVVRGTCFCNGHASQCMPVYNTRGDTLNEPGMVHGRCVCQHNTMGNNCEKCQDFYNDAPWRPAGSTDPYVCRRCNCNGHSERCHFDLQRYITTGQVSGGVCDDCQNNRMGAQCELCKPHYYKDPLRSLNDPYACIPCACHSAGSVDGGLCDPVSGQCKCKQNVEGERCDRCKIGFYRLSQEDPNGCQRCMCNFLGTVSTSPCDQNTGQCICDPLAHGPECDQCVPGYWGLGNTVYGCLPCDCDIGGAFTTLCSSDSGQCQCRANMVGLRCSEPAPGYFLAPLDFYLYEAENAAPLDTKCSSDLVRPDASPVPPLYPTASRPLPYCPPGTIAREPTTQSYYHPEPTVQEPYDPSEPSIYENSWPPVAYQTPPAAVTLPSCVNYFRSRGYDVEFRDGRFVVVKRESRRKRRQGQSTIPLQPGSLHQVILRPRTPDEPIAWTGPGVVRVQDGAGLRFIVTNIPLTLNYHLIIRYDTQYTDDWTASVKIVPLGSHDENCPFDPSEKTFMLPSTSRAAMLDPSVCLSSGVRYYVDITFENPDPYCSSHILIDSMGLIPKMESLPNFCSDAALAQYQQYRCVELGAQAGEHTLPEVCEKLVASMSAYIHNGAIPCRCNPEGSFSSSCSKFRGQCDCKPNVVGRCCDTCAPLTYGFGQNGCSPCNCEPSGSKAEFCDHKTGQCQCHNGVTGRRCDGCLPGYYGFPNCRRCQCNGLADICEQITGVCLNCKGHSTGPNCERCVEGYFGDPVVREPCKPCLCPDVKGSGRFFARSCRKDANSLTLTCQCMTGHQGLHCDKCAPGYYGNLLLPGATCKECPCNNNIDPNDGEACDALTGKCLRCLHNTFGPQCQTCKPGYYGNALLQDCRECSCDRQGTDVTKCPLGSPCICNEVTGQCPCRRGVVGIQCDRCEDGYWNLSGRSGCQPCNCHTSHSVSNMCDKITGQCPCETGYGGKQCKECAANHFGNPDIQCISCDCDMQGSIHPGCDPDTGECLCRPGVSGNFCEKCAPGHDPVFPACEPCHPCYHLWGSNVTDISQAMENMQSLLSKHGGSLLLSDKQHQEKIQKLNEKLKSLVSMLSYDQINLEGMENFLNQIRNLTETTDPNTIIIDPSKLLETEIDNIYNEFKRLLDNLQKKIKDSQKIDLKEINDTLEKIRKLHTDFLKDEERVKAARNKIDTSRQTRQDTKKELAKCQLRPLDVLEKKVKGLSVAKLNEEICGAPGDAECEKSVCGGALCGKCGGPSCTGSLPVALNATDTAKKIKAGIQSLLQNLTQAETKIKDIKNVNKDVKTKADYMMNKIIKSKNKFDKAKNDTKKLIESVRKYLSAETMEPEDIDKVASAVLAIKLPSSPDEIKRMIQDIQKMMENFTHITEDLKDLEDQAKLAKDLKNQADEILNRTKKIDVSDIEKALKDTDQLHDKIKQKLNKTEDNRNVTAELLDQSATKLKNAEDNLNTPRTKKLQEEIEALKNKTEMNRAQALEAKTAADAALANVTDANKDLEEIEEQLKKLRNNTQGLNDTRTEHLKNITMEAENMAKDVENKMKQIEVLEERIQNAVQHKMNKMKELEVLLAEAMSLKEYIVEKVDNYSQCGT; translated from the exons ttctgGTGGTGCCAGCTCACTTGGAGGAAGAATGTGAGGGGAGCTCATGCAACCCCACCCTGGGTGATCTTATGGTGGGCCGTGCTGCTCAACTCTCTGCCTCATCCACCTGTGGCCTAAATGGGCCCCAGAACTATTGCATCCTGGGATACCTGGAG gatgagcaaaaatgtttcagctgtgacTCAAGGAGCCCCTACAATCGATACAACAACCCTAATAGCCATCGAATTGAAAATATCATTACCACCTTTGAGCCAGAGCGAAAGATGAAATGGTGGCAGTCTGAGAATG GTGTGCATCAAGTCAGCATTCAACTAGACTTGGAGACCATGTTTCAATTTAGCCATTTAGTCATGACATTCAag AGTTTCAGACCTGCTGCAATGCTGATGGAGAGGTCAAAGGATTTTGGTCGCACTTGGAAAGTGTTTCGATACTTCTCTGCAGACTGTGCTACACACTTCCCCAGTATCTCAGAAGGCCCAGCAGAAACTATAGATGACCTCATCTGTGACAGCCGCTACTCTGGAGCTGAGCCTTCTACTGACGGCGAA GTGGTGTTAAAGGCTTTGGACCCCAACTTTCATATTGAAAATCCATTTGACCCTACTATTCAAG AGCTCATCACCATGACTAACCTGCGAGTAAACTTTACACGTTTACTCACACTGGGTGATGACTTGTTGGGGCGGAAGAGGAGGAACCCACAGGAGAAATACTACTACGCCCTGTATGAGATGGTGGTCAGAGGGACCTGCTTCTGCAATGGCCATGCCAGCCAGTGTATGCCTGTTTATAACACACGCGGAGATACCTTGAATGAACCTGGCATG GTTCATGGGAGATGTGTGTGTCAGCATAACACCATGGGGAACAACTGTGAGAAGTGCCAAGATTTTTACAATGATGCCCCCTGGAGGCCAGCTGGAAGCACTGACCCATATGTTTGCAGAa GGTGCAACTGCAATGGCCACTCTGAGCGATGTCACTTTGACCTACAGCGCTACATAACCACTGGGCAGGtcagtggtggtgtgtgtgatgactgcCAAAACAACCGCATGGGCGCTCAGTGTGAGCTGTGCAAGCCACACTACTACAAGGACCCTCTGCGTTCTCTAAATGATCCTTATGCTTGTATAC CTTGTGCCTGCCACTCCGCAGGGTCTGTAGATGGTGGGTTGTGTGATCCAGTGAGTGGTCAATGCAAGTGTAAGCAGAATGTAGAGGGTGAGCGCTGTGACCGGTGCAAGATTGGATTCTATAGACTCAGCCAGGAAGACCCCAATGGCTGTCAGA GGTGTATGTGTAACTTCTTGGGCACTGTAAGCACCTCCCCATGTGACCAGAACACAGGCCAGTGTATTTGTGACCCCTTGGCCCATGGACCAGAGTGTGACCAGTGTGTA ccaGGATACTGGGGACTAGGAAATACAGTCTATGGTTGTCTACCTTGCGACTGTGACATAGGAGGAGCCTTCACTACTCT GTGTTCCTCAGATAGTGGCCAATGTCAGTGCAGAGCCAATATGGTGGGACTTCGCTGTAGTGAACCTGCCCCTGGTTACTTCCTGGCCCCTCTTGATTTCTATCTCTATGAGGCTGAAAATGCTGCTCCTCTGGACACCAAATGCTCCTCTGACCTG GTTAGACCCGATGCTTCTCCTGTACCTCCCCTGTATCCTACTGCATCTCGTCCACTTCCATACTGTCCCCCAGGAACCATAGCTCGCGAGCCTACAACACAGTCTTATTACCATCCTGAGCCTACAGTGCAGGAGCCTTATGACCCCTCTGAACCTTCTATATATGAGAATTCTTGGCCTCCTGTAGCATATCAAACTCCGCCTGCGGCTGTCACTCTACCTAGCTGTGTGAACTACTTCAGAAGCAGAGGCTATGATGTTGAGTTCAGGGATGGGAGATTTGTGGTGGTTAAGCGTGAGAGCCGCCGAAAAAGAAGACAAGGCCAG AGCACCATTCCTCTGCAACCAGGATCCCTCCATCAGGTCATCCTACGACCACGTACCCCAGATGAACCTATTGCTTGGACAGGACCAGGAGTTGTGCGGGTTCAAGATGGCGCAGGACTCCGATTCATTGTCACCAACATCCCGTTAACTCTTAACTATCATCTTATCATTCGCTATGACACACag tACACAGATGATTGGACAGCCAGTGTAAAAATTGTGCCATTAGGATCTCATGATGAAAACTGTCCATTTGATCCATCAGAGAAAACTTTTATGCTTCCTAGCACTAGCAG GGCAGCCATGTTGGATCCTTCTGTATGTCTCAGCTCTGGCGTGCGGTACTATGTGGATATCACATTCGAAAATCCTGACCCTTACTGCAGCTCACATATTCTAATTGATTct ATGGGACTTATTCCAAAGATGGAGTCTCTGCCAAATTTCTGCTCTGATGCAGCCCTAGCTCAGTACCAGCAGTATCGCTGTGTGGAGTTGGGTGCACAGGCAGGAGAACATACCCTCCCTGAGGTGTGTGAAAAACTGGTTGCCAGCATGTCAGCATACATCCATAATGGTGCAATAC CTTGTAGATGTAATCCTGAGGGGTCATTCAGTTCATCCTGCAGTAAATTTAGAGGACAATGTGACTGCAAACCCAATGTGGTCGGCCGCTGCTGTGATACCTGTGCCCCTTTGACCTATGGGTTTggacaaaatggctgctcac CATGTAACTGTGAGCCATCGGGTTCCAAAGCTGAGTTCTGTGACCATAAAACCGGACAGTGCCAATGCCATAATGGGGTCACAGGCCGACGATGTGACGGGTGTCTGCCCGGATACTATGGTTTTCCTAACTGCAGACGTTGCCAGTGTAATGGGCTCGCTGACATCTGTGAGCAGATTACTGGAGTCTGTCTAAACTGCAAGGGGCATTCAACTGGGCCCAACTGTGAAAG GTGTGTTGAAGGTTACTTTGGTGATCCTGTAGTGAGGGAACCCTGCAAGCCATGCCTGTGTCCAGACGTGAAAGGCAGCGGCCGTTTCTTTGCCCGCTCCTGCAGAAAGGACGCAAATTCTCTTACCCTGACCTGTCAGTGCATGACAGGACATCAAG GATTACACTGTGATAAGTGTGCACCTGGTTACTACGGTAACCTGCTTTTGCCAGGCGCTACATGCAAAGAGTGTCCCTGCAACAACAACATCGATCCCAATGATGGCGAGGCATGTGATGCTTTAACTGGCAAGTGCCTCCGCTGCTTGCATAACACTTTTGGGCCTCAGTGCCAGACCTGTAAACCAGGATACTACGGTAATGCACTGCTCCAGGATTGCAGAG aatGCTCATGTGACCGGCAGGGCACAGACGTGACTAAATGCCCACTGGGCAGCCCCTGCATATGTAATGAGGTGACTGGGCAGTGCCCATGTCGTCGTGGTGTGGTAGGCATTCAGTGTGATCGTTGTGAGGATGGATACTGGAATCTGAGTGGAAGGTCTGGGTGTCAGCCCTGTAACTGTCACACAAGCCACTCTGTCAGCAATATGTGTGACAAG ATTACTGGCCAGTGTCCTTGTGAAACGGGATATGGTGGTAAACAGTGCAAGGAGTGTGCAGCCAATCATTTTGGAAACCCTGACATtcagtgtatat CTTGCGACTGTGACATGCAGGGCTCTATCCACCCAGGCTGTGATCCTGACACCGGCGAGTGTCTGTGTCGGCCTGGAGTAAGTGGCAATTTCTGTGAAAAATGTGCCCCAGGGCATGATCCGGTCTTCCCTGCCTGCGAGCCCTGCCACCCTTGTTACCATCTATGGGGAAGTAATGTCACAGACATCTCACAGGCTATGGAAAACATGCAGTCTTTGCTCTCTAAACATGGAGGAAGTTTGTTACTCAGCGACAAGCAACACCAGGAAAAGATACAAAAGTTGAATGAGAAGCTTAAGAGCCTGGTTAGCATGCTAAGCTATGACCAGATTAATCTGGAAGGCATGGAGAATTTCCTGAATCAAATCAG GAACTTAACAGAAACCACAGATCCAAACACAATTATTATCGATCCATCTAAGCTGCTGGAAACTGAAATTGATAACATTTATAATGAGTTCAAGAGGTTATTGGATAATCtgcaaaagaaaattaaagacaGCCAAAAAATAGATCTAAAAGAGATAAATG ACACGCTGGAGAAGATCCGTAAACTTCATACTGACTTCTTGAAAGATGAAGAACGGGTGAAGGCGGCAAGAAATAAGATAGACACTTCCAGGCAGACCCGACAGGACACAAAAAAAGAACTGGCCAAATGCCAGCTGAGGCCCTTGGATGTACTGGAGAAGAAGGTCAAAGGGCTCAGTGTGGCCAAACTTAATGAGGAG ATTTGTGGCGCACCAGGTGATGCAGAGTGTGAAAAGTCTGTGTGTGGTGGTGCTCTGTGTGGGAAGTGTGGCGGGCCATCTTGTACAGGAAGTCTACCTGTCGCCCTCAATGCTACAGACACAGCAAAGAAGATCAAAGCAGGCATTCAAAGCCTCCTCCAAAATCTCACACAGGCAGAAACAAAG ATCAAAGAcatcaaaaatgttaataaagatGTGAAAACTAAGGCAGACTACATGATGAATAAAATCATCAAGAGCAAGAATAAGTTTGATAAGGCCAAGAATGACACTAAAAAACTTATAGAGAGTGTCAGGAAATACCTCAGCG CAGAGACAATGGAACCAGAAGACATTGACAAGGTAGCCTCTGCCGTGTTGGCTATTAAGCTTCCTAGTTCTCCAGATGAGATCAAGAGGATGATCCAGGATATTCAGAAAATGATGGAAAACTTCACGCACATTACAGAAGACCTGAAGGACTTGGAGGACCAGGCCAAATTAGCCAAAGACTTGAAAAATCAGGCTGATGAAATCCT aaacagaacTAAGAAGATTGATGTCAGTGACATAGAGAAAGCCCTAAAGGACACTGACCAACTCCATGACAAGATAAAACAGAAGCTGAACAAGACCGAAGACAACAGAAATGTTACCGCTGAATTACTTGACCAG AGTGCCACAAAACTAAAGAATGCTGAAGATAATTTAAACACGCCTCGGACCAAAAAGCTCCAAGAGGAAATTGAGGCTCTGAAGAATAAAACGGAAATGAATCGAGCTCAGGCTTTGGAGGCCAAAACTGCAGCCGATGCAGCATTAGCCAATGTTACAGATGCTAACAAG GATCTTGAGGAAATAGAAGAACAGTTAAAAAAACTGAGAAACAACACTCAGGGTCTAAATGATACAAGAACTGAGCACCTGAAGAACATAACAATGGAGGCTGAAAATATGGCAAAAgatgttgaaaataaaatgaagcaaaTCGAAG TCTTGGAGGAAAGGATTCAAAATGCAGTACaacataaaatgaataaaatgaaagaacTGGAGGTTCTGTTGGCAGAGGCGATGAGCTTGAAGGAATATATTGTTGAAAAAGTGGACAATTATTCGCAGTGTGGCACCTAA